In the genome of Cryptomeria japonica chromosome 8, Sugi_1.0, whole genome shotgun sequence, one region contains:
- the LOC131054323 gene encoding pathogenesis-related thaumatin-like protein 3.8, with protein sequence MAKVSDLVILLVAGMAISLYIQEARAVKFDIKNQCGYTVWAAGLPGGGQQLTQGQTWTVNLAAGRQSARFWGRTGCSFDASGKGTCQTGDCGSQLSCTVAEYTQSDQDYYDVSLVDGFNIPLSINPTNAQCTAPACKADVNAVCPSELKVTGGCKSACVAFQTDQYCCTGSYTNSCPATNYSMIFKQQCPQAYSYAKDDTATFACPSGTDYSIVSCP encoded by the exons ATGGCAAAAGTATCAGATCTTGTGATTCTTCTTGTGGCTGGAATGGCCATATCTCTTTATATTCAAG AGGCGAGAGCAGTTAAGTTTGATATAAAGAACCAGTGCGGGTACACGGTGTGGGCGGCAGGATTACCGGGAGGAGGGCAGCAGCTGACCCAGGGTCAGACATGGACGGTTAATTTGGCGGCGGGGAGACAGTCGGCAAGATTCTGGGGTCGAACCGGCTGCTCTTTCGATGCGAGCGGAAAAGGAACCTGTCAAACCGGTGACTGCGGCAGCCAACTGAGCTGCACAGTGGCCGAGTACACTCAGAGCGACCAGGACTATTACGACGTGTCGCTAGTGGACGGCTTCAACattcctctttccatcaacccTACCAATGCACAGTGCACTGCCCCTGCATGCAAAGCCGACGTGAACGCTGTGTGCCCTTCTGAATTGAAGGTGACTGGCGGATGCAAAAGTGCCTGCGTTGCCTTTCAAACAGACCAGTATTGCTGCACTGGCAGTTATACCAACAGCTGCCCTGCGACAAACTACTCAATGATATTCAAGCAGCAGTGCCCTCAGGCCTACAGTTATGCCAAGGACGATACGGCCACATTCGCTTGCCCCTCTGGTACAGACTACAGTATTGTATCCTGTCCCTAG